Proteins from a single region of Candidatus Binatota bacterium:
- a CDS encoding prepilin-type N-terminal cleavage/methylation domain-containing protein gives MPGRRTTRAGFTLVELMVAVSLLGIVAAAVYGTISRSAASRDHALGRLQRLGQLRSALDWMARDLEDNYATGLQTADITVLSSSGSAGLRSAYSGLALLELTVLSARGVTVVDEQAWSGLQLRDRGDQARVVYMLEHSEAATETEATMELARYEFRPPVVAPLEEAHRRVVATGLQAVDLRFFDGGDWVDSWQERPGSNPDQKTPELVELSVTAAAGKDGPPMELTMAVLPGSRR, from the coding sequence ATGCCCGGGCGTCGGACTACAAGAGCGGGTTTCACCCTGGTCGAGCTGATGGTGGCTGTCAGCCTGCTGGGCATCGTTGCAGCGGCGGTGTACGGAACGATCTCCCGCAGCGCCGCCTCCCGGGACCACGCCCTTGGTCGCCTGCAACGGCTTGGCCAGCTCCGCTCGGCCTTGGACTGGATGGCCCGCGACCTCGAGGACAACTACGCGACTGGGCTGCAAACTGCTGATATAACAGTGCTTTCTTCGTCAGGCTCGGCGGGGCTACGCTCTGCTTACAGCGGCCTTGCGCTGCTGGAGCTCACCGTTCTCTCGGCCCGCGGGGTGACAGTGGTCGACGAGCAGGCCTGGAGTGGCCTGCAACTGCGCGACCGCGGCGACCAGGCCCGCGTGGTCTACATGCTCGAGCACAGTGAGGCCGCGACCGAAACCGAAGCCACTATGGAGCTGGCCCGCTATGAATTCCGCCCGCCGGTGGTAGCGCCACTTGAAGAGGCTCACCGGCGCGTGGTGGCCACCGGACTGCAAGCGGTAGACCTGAGGTTCTTTGACGGAGGAGACTGGGTGGATTCCTGGCAGGAACGGCCCGGCAGCAATCCAGACCAGAAAACCCCTGAGCTGGTGGAGCTGTCGGTGACGGCCGCTGCCGGTAAAGACGGACCGCCAATGGAGCTGACCATGGCGGTTCTCCCCGGGAGCCGGCGGTGA
- a CDS encoding general secretion pathway protein GspK, protein MKEASQLLSLLPGAPSPLAGEQTGRKRSESGVALVVALAATALLTVLVFDFTFSARLQWKKAAAGVKARQAELLADSGVYVAMAALQLDAAVDKASGSNGGSDWLGETWAAGIPPMETGYGRLALRVEDESGRLNLNRVNLPVPRVALERLLDSQGLESDFSGPLQDWIDKDDRVPASRDGAESSWYRSAEPPYLPRNGPLLSFAELALLKGMDADTLRALRPFASVLPLAVTRVNVNTAPPEVLAALHPSLDDDLVLGRLLQARASAGISSWQEVLSTAGSSVAAAKSLLGFKSGWFRVRSSGAVGDTYRSVDALLNRQEGRIHIIYWLRRHGPNLGGMDAPGLGGLDDLDLPDSGRAGTL, encoded by the coding sequence GTGAAAGAGGCAAGCCAGCTCTTGTCGCTGCTACCAGGCGCTCCCTCGCCTCTGGCTGGGGAGCAGACCGGCCGAAAGCGTAGCGAAAGCGGTGTCGCCCTGGTGGTGGCGCTCGCCGCAACCGCCCTGCTCACCGTACTGGTATTCGACTTTACCTTCAGCGCGCGGCTGCAGTGGAAAAAAGCTGCCGCGGGCGTCAAAGCCCGGCAGGCAGAGCTGCTGGCCGATTCGGGGGTGTACGTCGCCATGGCTGCCTTGCAACTGGACGCAGCAGTCGACAAGGCCTCGGGCAGCAACGGTGGCAGCGACTGGCTGGGAGAGACCTGGGCGGCCGGTATTCCTCCCATGGAAACCGGCTATGGCCGGCTCGCGCTTCGGGTCGAAGACGAGAGCGGACGGCTCAACCTGAACCGCGTTAACCTGCCCGTTCCGCGGGTGGCGCTCGAGCGCCTGCTCGATAGCCAGGGCCTGGAGAGCGATTTCTCGGGGCCACTGCAGGACTGGATCGACAAGGACGACCGCGTGCCGGCAAGCCGCGACGGCGCCGAGAGCTCCTGGTACCGGTCAGCAGAGCCTCCCTACCTACCACGCAACGGGCCGTTGCTGTCGTTTGCCGAGCTCGCTCTTCTCAAGGGCATGGACGCCGACACCCTGCGAGCGCTCAGGCCCTTTGCCTCGGTGTTGCCCCTGGCCGTGACGCGGGTAAACGTAAACACCGCCCCGCCCGAAGTGCTGGCCGCCCTGCACCCGTCACTGGATGACGACCTCGTGCTCGGCCGCCTTCTGCAGGCCCGCGCAAGCGCAGGTATCAGCAGCTGGCAGGAGGTACTCAGCACCGCCGGAAGCAGCGTGGCCGCGGCTAAATCATTGCTGGGCTTCAAAAGTGGCTGGTTCAGGGTGCGCAGCAGCGGCGCAGTGGGCGACACTTACCGTTCGGTTGATGCGCTACTGAATCGCCAAGAGGGCCGTATACATATAATCTACTGGTTACGCAGGCACGGCCCCAACCTGGGCGGCATGGACGCCCCCGGCCTGGGTGGCCTCGACGATCTCGACTTGCCCGACAGCGGTCGTGCCGGCACGTTATAG
- a CDS encoding type II secretion system protein has product MSKQRGFTLLELLIAIAVVGIATVSLLGLHARNLRTAARTQDLLVAEALAASLVATSRAGGYPEPGQEEGRFDTERWAAGATGAQPAANWRERFTWSRNVLPTPLPGLRQVTVAVGLPDSDIPLVELTWLVKQ; this is encoded by the coding sequence GTGAGCAAACAGCGCGGATTCACACTGCTCGAGTTGCTCATTGCTATCGCCGTGGTGGGCATTGCTACCGTGAGCCTGCTGGGCCTGCACGCGCGCAACCTGCGCACGGCTGCACGCACCCAGGACCTGCTCGTAGCCGAGGCCCTGGCTGCGTCGCTGGTGGCCACGAGCAGGGCCGGCGGCTACCCCGAACCCGGGCAGGAGGAAGGGCGTTTTGACACCGAGCGCTGGGCAGCCGGGGCGACGGGAGCCCAGCCTGCGGCCAACTGGAGAGAGCGCTTCACCTGGTCGCGCAATGTGCTCCCTACTCCCCTACCCGGCCTGAGACAGGTAACTGTTGCAGTGGGCCTGCCCGATTCCGACATCCCGCTGGTAGAGCTGACCTGGCTGGTGAAGCAGTAA
- the ruvB gene encoding Holliday junction branch migration DNA helicase RuvB, whose product MTGEPGLRPATLAEYVGQQVVRENLDVAMKAALGRNEPLDHVLLMGPPGLGKTSLAHIIATEMGGHLHASSGPAIEKAGDLAAILTSLEPGDVLFIDEIHRLGKAIEEILYPAMEDRRLDIVVGEGPSARSISLDVAPFTLVGATTRSGMLTAPLRSRFGSSFRLEFYSAEELERVASRSAGLLGVELEIDAARELARRSRGTPRIANRLLRRLRDFAQVRAQGSVTLQVALDGLAMLKVDEAGFDAMDREFVLTIIDKFDGGPVGLDTLAAAIGEDAGTLEELYETYLIRTGFVQRTPRGRVATARAYEHFGRRAGERQPALFE is encoded by the coding sequence GTGACGGGCGAACCTGGGCTGCGGCCGGCCACGTTGGCTGAGTACGTGGGCCAGCAGGTCGTGCGCGAAAACCTCGACGTGGCCATGAAGGCGGCCCTGGGCCGGAACGAACCCCTGGATCATGTGCTGCTTATGGGCCCACCGGGCCTTGGCAAGACCTCGCTCGCCCACATCATCGCCACCGAGATGGGAGGTCATCTGCACGCGAGCAGCGGGCCGGCCATAGAGAAGGCCGGCGATCTTGCGGCCATCCTGACCTCGCTCGAACCAGGCGACGTGCTCTTCATCGACGAGATACACCGCCTGGGCAAGGCTATAGAAGAGATACTCTACCCCGCCATGGAGGACCGACGGCTCGACATTGTGGTAGGCGAGGGACCCTCGGCCCGCAGCATTTCGCTGGACGTGGCACCGTTCACACTGGTGGGCGCCACAACCAGGTCGGGCATGCTCACGGCGCCCTTGAGGTCGCGTTTCGGCTCTTCGTTCAGGCTGGAGTTCTACTCGGCAGAAGAGCTCGAGCGGGTTGCTTCGCGTTCGGCCGGCCTGCTGGGCGTGGAGCTTGAGATCGACGCAGCGCGCGAGTTAGCCCGCAGGTCCAGGGGAACGCCCAGGATAGCCAATAGATTGCTACGGCGCCTGCGCGACTTTGCCCAGGTGCGCGCCCAGGGCAGCGTCACCCTGCAGGTAGCGCTTGACGGCCTGGCCATGCTCAAGGTCGATGAGGCCGGCTTTGACGCCATGGACCGGGAGTTTGTGCTCACCATCATCGACAAATTCGATGGCGGCCCGGTGGGCCTCGACACGCTGGCGGCAGCCATAGGCGAAGACGCTGGGACGCTCGAGGAACTGTACGAGACCTATCTCATCCGCACCGGCTTCGTGCAGCGGACACCGCGCGGCCGTGTGGCCACCGCGCGCGCCTACGAGCACTTCGGTCGTCGCGCGGGCGAGCGTCAGCCGGCGCTGTTCGAATGA
- a CDS encoding HAMP domain-containing protein — protein sequence MTRDVSTTSAEERRRRWREGAIIAAAGAAVMFFAYWEFSNPGPGGGSQNVVSFLLINLNIVLLLVVAFLVVRNVMKLVLERRRGVLGSQLRSRMVMAFVSIALFPAALMLLVSTVFFTNSIDNWFSSEVEQALSGAYNLARTYYRDSADTASRGAEELALSLRDAELNRPGAPARAEAVLRDRRGHAGSGSVRVFDSRGQAVITSVGGDDPVEVGPPARALVERALGGQAAVEIEHVGDEDLLRGVAPVLGADGETVAGVVVVDYLLRAGPRRWSEDILSSFRDYRQLKLNRKPFKSLYTLTMVLASLVVVFAATWLGLYLARGITEPIGRLAEATREVAEGNWEAEVPEAGGDEMGTLVRGFRSMTAQLKAGHDALDERARYTENILRHVDAGVVSVDVDGLVATVNPAAVSLLGLSDVDPSGRDVVSLLGEAGYDSVIALLDDVRSGTLPSGSSRNVDREEEGRTLLVTATELRRRSGEKAGSVLFVEDVSQIAAAERMEAWREVARRVAHEVKNPLTPISLSAQRLSRRVGAGLPPEERAILEECTGTIVTQVEQLKAMVNQFSSFARQSDSVKLRHSLNPLVEETMPLYVQSRPDLDVEFYRGDDLPAVMMDREAVKRALINLLDNAVYAADSADGDRDGGRGRVEVRTSYDEKLQRAVLEVTDNGPGIPAEMRARVFDPFYSTKEDGSGLGLAMVASVAADHQAYLGVVVNSPTGSRFKIEFPVDRK from the coding sequence ATGACCCGCGACGTCAGCACGACGTCGGCAGAGGAACGTCGGCGTCGTTGGCGCGAAGGCGCGATCATAGCCGCGGCCGGCGCCGCGGTCATGTTCTTTGCCTACTGGGAGTTCTCCAATCCCGGGCCCGGCGGCGGCTCGCAGAACGTCGTCTCCTTTCTGCTCATCAACCTCAACATCGTGTTGCTGTTGGTGGTGGCTTTTCTCGTGGTGCGCAACGTGATGAAGTTGGTGCTCGAGCGCCGCCGCGGGGTGCTGGGCAGCCAGCTGCGAAGCCGTATGGTGATGGCCTTCGTGTCGATCGCGCTGTTTCCGGCTGCACTTATGTTGCTGGTGTCCACGGTCTTCTTCACCAATTCCATCGACAACTGGTTCTCCAGTGAGGTTGAGCAGGCCCTGTCGGGTGCTTACAACCTGGCGCGCACCTACTACCGTGACTCGGCCGACACGGCCTCCCGCGGTGCCGAAGAGCTGGCCCTTTCGTTGCGCGACGCAGAGTTGAATCGCCCCGGTGCGCCGGCAAGAGCCGAGGCGGTGTTGCGTGACCGGCGGGGCCACGCGGGCAGTGGCTCGGTCAGGGTGTTTGATTCCAGGGGCCAGGCAGTGATCACCAGCGTGGGCGGCGACGATCCCGTTGAGGTTGGTCCACCCGCGCGGGCGTTGGTCGAACGGGCGCTGGGCGGGCAGGCAGCCGTCGAAATAGAGCACGTGGGAGACGAGGACCTGCTGCGTGGAGTCGCCCCGGTGCTGGGTGCAGACGGTGAGACCGTTGCCGGGGTTGTCGTGGTCGACTACCTGCTGCGCGCCGGCCCGAGGCGCTGGAGCGAAGACATCCTCTCGTCGTTTCGCGACTACCGGCAGCTCAAGCTCAATCGTAAGCCCTTCAAGAGCCTGTATACGCTCACCATGGTGCTGGCCTCCCTGGTGGTGGTGTTCGCGGCCACCTGGCTGGGACTGTACCTCGCGCGTGGCATCACCGAGCCCATAGGGCGCCTCGCCGAAGCGACCCGAGAGGTTGCCGAGGGCAACTGGGAGGCTGAGGTTCCCGAGGCCGGTGGTGATGAGATGGGCACCCTGGTCAGAGGTTTTCGCTCGATGACAGCCCAGCTCAAAGCCGGCCACGACGCGCTCGATGAGCGCGCCCGTTATACCGAGAACATACTGCGGCACGTCGATGCGGGCGTGGTTTCGGTGGACGTTGACGGACTGGTGGCCACGGTCAACCCCGCGGCTGTGTCACTGCTGGGTCTGAGCGATGTAGACCCTTCCGGGCGCGACGTGGTGTCGCTGCTGGGGGAGGCCGGCTATGACAGCGTCATAGCGCTGCTCGATGACGTGCGTTCTGGCACCCTGCCTTCGGGCAGCAGCCGCAACGTTGACCGCGAAGAAGAGGGACGCACCCTGCTCGTCACCGCCACGGAGCTGCGCCGTCGTTCGGGTGAGAAGGCCGGCTCGGTGTTGTTCGTCGAGGACGTGTCGCAGATTGCCGCTGCCGAGCGCATGGAGGCCTGGCGAGAAGTCGCCCGTCGGGTGGCGCACGAGGTCAAGAATCCGCTGACGCCCATAAGCTTGTCGGCCCAGCGTCTCAGCCGCAGGGTGGGGGCGGGGCTGCCGCCCGAAGAGCGGGCCATACTCGAAGAGTGCACCGGCACCATCGTCACCCAGGTGGAACAGCTCAAGGCCATGGTCAACCAGTTCTCGAGCTTTGCCAGGCAGTCGGACAGCGTGAAGTTGCGGCATTCTCTCAACCCGCTGGTCGAAGAGACCATGCCGCTGTACGTTCAGTCGCGCCCCGATCTTGACGTGGAGTTTTATCGCGGTGATGACCTGCCCGCCGTCATGATGGACCGCGAGGCCGTCAAGCGGGCGCTGATTAACCTGCTCGACAACGCTGTATACGCCGCCGACTCGGCCGACGGCGACCGTGACGGGGGCCGCGGCCGGGTGGAGGTGCGCACCAGCTACGATGAGAAGCTGCAGCGGGCAGTTCTCGAGGTGACCGACAACGGCCCGGGGATACCGGCAGAAATGCGAGCGAGGGTGTTTGACCCCTTCTATTCCACCAAGGAAGATGGGTCGGGACTGGGACTGGCGATGGTGGCCTCGGTGGCGGCCGACCACCAGGCCTACCTGGGCGTGGTGGTCAACTCTCCGACGGGCAGTCGTTTTAAAATAGAATTTCCGGTGGACCGTAAATGA
- a CDS encoding glycosyltransferase → MCGSRLRRAVAQVRRACKIAAVGTGQGPLAQAVTVYLFAREPRPGEVKTRLVPPLDHEQAERCHKAFVDDSLAMLVAAREAGRDDVSWPFNVILAVADRDDCSWLAGRARRHGFELVGQGEGPLGERMQRVLALSAGAPAILLGSDSPDLPLALLERAVGHLSEGSGDRVVIGPARDGGYYLIACRGSVPPVFRLSVPWGGPDVYEQTVHRLQAAAMHYRVLPPWSDVDDFAALGALAQRLAQAPAGHVGQPATRRLLAELADEGLPL, encoded by the coding sequence ATGTGCGGCAGCAGGCTCCGGCGTGCTGTTGCCCAGGTAAGGCGGGCGTGCAAAATTGCTGCCGTGGGTACTGGACAGGGACCGTTGGCGCAGGCGGTGACCGTCTATCTTTTTGCGCGTGAGCCGCGGCCGGGAGAGGTCAAAACCCGGCTGGTACCGCCGCTTGACCACGAGCAGGCCGAGCGTTGTCACAAGGCCTTCGTAGACGACAGTCTCGCCATGCTCGTCGCTGCGCGCGAGGCTGGTCGGGACGATGTTTCCTGGCCGTTTAACGTCATACTGGCAGTGGCCGACCGGGATGATTGCAGTTGGCTGGCGGGCAGGGCCCGCAGACATGGATTCGAGTTAGTGGGGCAGGGCGAGGGCCCGCTCGGTGAGCGCATGCAGCGCGTGCTGGCTCTCTCGGCCGGGGCACCGGCCATCCTGCTGGGCTCTGACAGCCCCGACCTGCCGCTGGCCCTGCTCGAGCGGGCCGTAGGTCATCTGAGCGAGGGCAGTGGCGACCGTGTCGTCATCGGCCCCGCCCGGGACGGCGGCTATTACCTCATCGCCTGCAGGGGCAGCGTGCCCCCGGTGTTCAGGCTATCGGTACCCTGGGGCGGACCCGACGTTTATGAGCAGACCGTGCATCGCCTGCAGGCCGCCGCTATGCATTACAGGGTGTTGCCCCCGTGGTCAGACGTCGATGACTTTGCGGCCCTCGGGGCCCTGGCGCAGCGCCTGGCCCAGGCACCCGCGGGGCACGTTGGGCAGCCTGCCACGCGCAGGCTGCTGGCCGAGCTGGCCGACGAAGGGTTGCCGCTGTGA
- a CDS encoding YebC/PmpR family DNA-binding transcriptional regulator, translating to MSGHSKWSSIKHKKAAVDAKRGKLFTKLIKEITVAARAGGGDPAGNPRLRTAVATARGQSMPLDNIERAIKKGTGDLEGADYQEMSYEGYGPAGMAVIIESLTDNKNRTAADVRHIFSKFGGSLGENGCVGWNFDRVGEVRVAAEGTSEEQVFETAVEAGASDVQADDDVFVVTLEVKDLDTARQLLEDSGLKVEGAEIVLLPKETVRLEGKEAETALKLLEALDDHDDVQRVSANFEIDDSEVERLSA from the coding sequence ATGTCAGGACACTCAAAGTGGAGCTCGATAAAGCACAAGAAGGCGGCCGTCGACGCTAAGCGCGGCAAGCTCTTTACCAAGCTCATCAAGGAAATCACGGTGGCGGCCCGCGCCGGGGGCGGCGATCCGGCCGGTAACCCGCGCCTTCGCACCGCCGTCGCCACGGCCCGTGGGCAGAGCATGCCGCTGGACAACATAGAGAGGGCCATCAAGAAAGGCACCGGCGATCTTGAGGGGGCAGACTACCAGGAAATGTCTTACGAGGGCTATGGTCCCGCGGGCATGGCGGTAATCATCGAGTCTCTCACCGACAACAAAAATCGTACAGCGGCCGACGTCAGGCATATTTTCAGCAAGTTCGGTGGCAGCCTGGGCGAGAACGGCTGCGTGGGCTGGAATTTTGACCGGGTTGGGGAGGTGCGCGTGGCAGCCGAGGGCACGAGCGAGGAACAGGTCTTCGAAACCGCCGTGGAGGCTGGCGCCTCCGACGTCCAGGCCGACGACGACGTGTTCGTGGTTACCCTTGAGGTCAAGGATCTCGACACCGCCCGGCAGTTGCTCGAGGACTCGGGCCTGAAAGTGGAAGGTGCCGAGATAGTGTTACTTCCCAAAGAAACTGTGCGCCTGGAGGGGAAGGAGGCCGAGACGGCGCTCAAGCTGCTCGAGGCCCTCGACGATCACGACGATGTGCAACGGGTGTCCGCCAATTTTGAAATAGACGACTCCGAGGTGGAGCGGCTGTCCGCCTGA
- the ruvA gene encoding Holliday junction branch migration protein RuvA: MIGFLRGILQSSAPGQVLIDVAGVGYQARVSFNTYSRLPDTGCEVSLHVLTSMRENALELFAFLDESEKELFTTLRSVSGIGPRMALAVLSAIQPAELARAVLEQDVATLVAVPGVGRKTAERLLVELKGKVEQLSAADHSDVDADAVAALLALGYRRQQAGDAVRASRPDAGEDLQGLIRMSLKRLSA; this comes from the coding sequence ATGATAGGTTTTTTACGAGGCATACTGCAGTCGTCCGCCCCCGGCCAGGTCTTGATCGACGTAGCCGGCGTGGGTTACCAGGCCCGTGTTTCCTTCAACACCTACAGTCGCCTGCCCGACACCGGCTGCGAGGTTTCTCTGCACGTGCTCACCAGCATGCGTGAGAACGCGCTCGAGTTGTTCGCCTTTCTGGACGAGAGCGAAAAGGAGCTGTTCACCACCCTGAGGTCGGTGTCCGGCATCGGTCCTAGAATGGCGCTGGCCGTGTTGTCGGCCATACAGCCAGCCGAGTTAGCAAGAGCCGTCCTTGAGCAGGACGTAGCCACGCTGGTGGCGGTGCCCGGGGTGGGTCGCAAGACAGCCGAGCGACTCCTGGTGGAGCTCAAGGGCAAGGTCGAACAGCTCTCGGCTGCAGATCACAGCGACGTTGACGCCGACGCGGTGGCTGCGCTTCTGGCGCTGGGTTACCGCAGGCAACAGGCCGGTGACGCCGTGCGCGCCAGCCGTCCCGATGCCGGTGAAGACCTGCAGGGACTGATACGCATGTCGCTCAAGAGGTTGTCGGCGTGA
- the rplU gene encoding 50S ribosomal protein L21 codes for MSYAVIKTGGKQYRVSPGSTVTVEKLEGDPGDPVEFAQVLLHGNEGQVEVGRPLLEGVTVNGVILRQDRGARILVYKKKRRKNYRRRQGHRQYETTVSITGISN; via the coding sequence ATGTCCTATGCTGTCATAAAAACTGGTGGAAAACAGTACCGCGTGAGCCCGGGAAGCACTGTCACTGTTGAAAAACTCGAAGGCGATCCCGGCGATCCCGTGGAGTTTGCCCAGGTATTGCTGCACGGCAACGAAGGGCAGGTAGAAGTCGGTCGACCGCTGCTTGAAGGCGTGACGGTAAACGGCGTCATACTGCGCCAGGACCGCGGAGCGCGTATACTGGTATACAAGAAAAAGCGCCGTAAGAACTACCGCCGCCGCCAGGGGCACCGGCAGTACGAGACCACAGTAAGCATAACC
- the lpxC gene encoding UDP-3-O-[3-hydroxymyristoyl] N-acetylglucosamine deacetylase yields the protein MNRSILIVDDDASVRESMGGVLRDEGYSVSEAADGHAALESLAAELPGLVLLDVWMPGLDGIDLLARIREIYEDLPVVVVSGHGNVETAVRATRLGASDFLEKPFSIDGLLRSVGRALSEDDVISVEEQGGFPAVRPTSPGQPLLRQRTLASSVVGGGLGLHSGVRTGVILHPLGPGNGIRFAGVGSDSQVLAHVDNVDSTGYATSLYRDGVAARTIEHLMAALHAYGVTNLLVKVEGEVPILDGSAVEFCELLESAGFVDQDADIAAVTVDNEIRLEPGPDQFIVVTPADRLEVTYELSYPDPVGDQVYTFVLDSPAAFKEQIAPARTFGFVEEIRQLEGAGLGQGGQLSNFILIGEGGIVNTELRFVDELARHKILDLLGDLYLLGAPLLARVHARKTGHGNNVELVRAIAAAASV from the coding sequence ATGAACCGTTCCATACTCATAGTTGACGACGACGCCTCGGTGCGCGAGAGCATGGGTGGCGTGCTGCGCGACGAAGGCTACAGCGTTTCGGAGGCCGCCGACGGCCACGCGGCGCTGGAGTCGCTGGCGGCGGAACTGCCCGGCCTGGTGCTGCTCGACGTGTGGATGCCCGGACTGGACGGTATCGACCTTCTCGCGCGCATACGGGAGATTTACGAGGACCTGCCGGTGGTGGTGGTTTCGGGCCACGGCAACGTGGAGACAGCCGTACGCGCTACGCGCCTGGGCGCCAGCGATTTTCTCGAGAAACCCTTTTCCATAGACGGCCTGTTGCGCAGCGTTGGTCGTGCCCTGAGCGAGGACGACGTTATAAGCGTCGAAGAACAGGGGGGCTTTCCGGCAGTCAGACCCACGTCTCCGGGCCAGCCCTTGCTGCGTCAGCGTACCCTGGCGAGCAGCGTGGTAGGCGGAGGCCTGGGGCTGCACAGCGGTGTGCGCACCGGGGTCATCCTGCATCCGCTGGGGCCGGGCAACGGTATCCGTTTTGCGGGGGTGGGGAGCGACTCGCAGGTGCTCGCCCACGTCGACAACGTGGACTCCACGGGCTACGCGACTTCGCTGTACCGCGACGGGGTGGCAGCGCGTACCATTGAGCACTTGATGGCGGCCCTGCACGCCTACGGAGTGACCAACCTGTTGGTCAAGGTCGAAGGCGAGGTACCCATACTCGACGGCTCGGCGGTAGAGTTCTGCGAGCTGCTCGAGTCAGCGGGCTTCGTTGACCAGGATGCCGATATAGCGGCGGTCACGGTCGATAACGAAATCCGCCTTGAGCCGGGCCCCGACCAGTTTATCGTAGTTACCCCGGCCGACAGGCTGGAGGTCACCTATGAGCTGTCTTACCCGGACCCGGTGGGCGACCAGGTTTACACCTTCGTGCTCGACAGTCCGGCCGCGTTCAAAGAGCAGATAGCGCCGGCGAGGACCTTCGGTTTTGTCGAAGAAATACGCCAGTTGGAGGGCGCAGGCCTGGGCCAGGGCGGCCAGCTGAGCAATTTTATACTCATAGGTGAGGGCGGTATCGTCAACACCGAGCTGCGTTTTGTTGATGAATTGGCACGCCACAAGATTCTCGACCTGCTGGGTGACCTTTACCTGTTGGGTGCGCCCTTGCTGGCCCGGGTACACGCTCGCAAGACCGGCCACGGCAACAACGTGGAACTGGTGCGCGCCATAGCGGCCGCCGCTTCCGTTTGA
- the gspH gene encoding type II secretion system protein GspH yields the protein MSMPTSIRAISNSRLQGVGTRALLPRRGQSGFTLVELAIVLVILGVLLSAALVRFPNPAADRLDRSARRMAAVLGYLHDESALRGRVYRVTVDLDRESWRVESLRPWSSERPDRQFSHDPDLRVKGGKLPEGVEFASLGGQGGSQSSGEGALYFLPEGQLERGEITLVDQEHDRVTLLVDGFTGRVSVTGTPRR from the coding sequence GTGTCGATGCCGACATCGATTCGCGCGATTTCTAATAGCAGGCTCCAGGGAGTCGGCACGCGGGCGCTTCTGCCACGCAGGGGCCAGTCTGGTTTCACCCTGGTAGAGCTCGCGATCGTACTTGTCATTCTCGGCGTTCTACTGAGCGCTGCGCTGGTGAGGTTTCCCAACCCTGCGGCTGACCGCCTCGACCGTTCGGCCCGACGCATGGCTGCCGTGCTGGGCTACCTGCACGACGAGTCCGCGCTGCGCGGGCGCGTGTACCGGGTCACGGTGGACCTTGACCGCGAGTCCTGGAGGGTAGAATCCCTGCGTCCCTGGTCCAGTGAACGGCCCGATCGCCAGTTCAGCCACGACCCCGACCTGCGCGTAAAGGGCGGTAAGCTGCCCGAAGGCGTTGAGTTCGCGAGCCTCGGGGGCCAGGGAGGCAGCCAGTCGAGCGGCGAGGGAGCCCTGTACTTTCTGCCCGAGGGCCAACTCGAGCGTGGCGAAATAACCCTGGTCGACCAGGAGCACGATCGCGTGACCTTGCTCGTCGACGGCTTCACCGGCCGGGTGAGCGTAACCGGGACGCCCCGAAGGTGA
- the ruvC gene encoding crossover junction endodeoxyribonuclease RuvC, whose amino-acid sequence MLVLGIDPGTIKMGWGVVSASGSRMTRVDSGTLLLGRGDTAGRLVTVWRELQELIQTHQPDVLSLERNFVSRNPQSAFRIGEARGVVMAASAYGGVELAEYSPAAVKKAVAGHGRADKQAMIVAVSRMLSLVDTPAEDEADALGLAACHILRHAYDSKVEGALDAARGARRARGRAGVARR is encoded by the coding sequence ATGCTGGTGCTCGGAATCGATCCCGGCACGATCAAGATGGGCTGGGGTGTCGTAAGCGCCAGTGGCTCGCGCATGACACGCGTGGACTCCGGCACCCTGCTTTTGGGCAGGGGCGACACGGCCGGTCGCCTGGTCACCGTGTGGCGGGAGTTGCAGGAACTCATTCAGACCCATCAACCAGACGTGCTGAGTCTCGAACGCAACTTCGTATCGCGTAACCCGCAGAGCGCGTTTCGTATAGGCGAGGCTCGCGGCGTGGTAATGGCCGCGTCCGCTTATGGTGGCGTTGAGCTCGCTGAGTACAGCCCGGCTGCCGTCAAGAAGGCCGTTGCCGGACACGGGCGGGCTGATAAGCAGGCCATGATAGTGGCGGTGTCGCGCATGCTATCGCTGGTGGACACTCCAGCGGAAGACGAGGCCGACGCCCTGGGACTGGCGGCCTGCCACATCCTGCGTCACGCCTACGATAGCAAGGTAGAAGGTGCCCTGGACGCCGCGCGCGGGGCTCGGCGGGCCCGTGGGCGCGCGGGGGTGGCCAGGCGATGA